A single genomic interval of Terriglobus albidus harbors:
- a CDS encoding DHA2 family efflux MFS transporter permease subunit, with product MSATATLDETTSAPAAPAQPWRPKINPWVIAMTVTLATFMEVLDTSIANVALPHIAGGLGASQDEATWVLTAYLVANAIILPAGAYMTTFIGRKKFYMICVALFGISSALCGLAPSLPLLVFFRILQGVGGGGLAPSEQAILADTFPPEKRGQAFAMYGLAVVVAPAIGPTLGGWITDNYDWRWIFFLNVPICLVSLFLTSRIVEDPPYVHKQVAEAQKGGIKLDFLGFALLGMTFGSLEFVLDKGQEDDWFSSRGITFFTVLMVTAFIAMIWWELRQLRTGHRPIVNLTLFKRPNFSISFILMFVLGFTLYGTTILIPQFVQTLLGYTAELAGKVLSPAGFMMMAMMPVVGFLSSKVDPRKLIAFGFTSLTLSLINMARLNLDVSYGTLVIMRMFQASGLAFLFIPINTIAYIGVKQSENNDVSGLTNLARNVGGSCGTAFMATMLTRRIAAHENSMIRNLTPGDRTFMDRVHSFANSFAGGNGGSDSQGALHTAQAYIYNLLHRQASALAYIDVIRYLTIFCALMLPLLFLIPRPPKGASPSAGH from the coding sequence ATGAGTGCTACAGCGACCCTGGACGAAACTACCTCCGCGCCTGCCGCCCCAGCACAGCCATGGCGTCCCAAGATCAACCCGTGGGTCATCGCCATGACGGTCACGCTGGCCACGTTCATGGAGGTGCTTGATACCTCCATCGCCAACGTGGCGCTGCCGCATATCGCCGGCGGCCTGGGAGCCAGCCAGGATGAAGCGACCTGGGTACTGACGGCCTATCTGGTGGCGAACGCCATCATCCTGCCGGCGGGCGCTTACATGACGACCTTTATCGGTCGTAAGAAGTTCTACATGATCTGCGTGGCGCTCTTCGGCATCTCGTCGGCGTTGTGCGGTCTTGCGCCCTCACTGCCGTTGCTGGTCTTCTTCCGCATCCTGCAGGGTGTGGGAGGCGGAGGCCTGGCGCCCTCCGAACAGGCCATCCTGGCCGATACCTTCCCACCCGAGAAGCGAGGCCAGGCCTTCGCCATGTACGGCCTCGCCGTGGTCGTGGCACCAGCTATCGGACCAACTCTGGGTGGATGGATCACCGACAACTACGACTGGCGATGGATCTTCTTCCTCAATGTGCCGATCTGTCTGGTGTCGCTCTTCCTTACCAGCCGCATCGTGGAAGATCCGCCGTATGTGCACAAGCAGGTTGCCGAGGCGCAGAAGGGCGGCATCAAGCTCGACTTCCTGGGATTCGCCCTGCTGGGTATGACCTTCGGCTCGCTGGAGTTCGTGCTCGATAAGGGACAGGAAGACGACTGGTTCTCATCGCGCGGCATCACCTTCTTCACCGTGCTGATGGTCACCGCCTTCATCGCCATGATCTGGTGGGAACTGCGGCAGCTTCGCACCGGTCATCGCCCGATCGTGAACCTGACGCTCTTCAAGCGGCCGAACTTCTCCATCAGCTTCATCCTGATGTTCGTTCTGGGCTTCACGCTCTACGGAACCACCATCCTGATTCCGCAGTTCGTACAGACGCTGCTCGGCTACACAGCAGAGCTCGCCGGCAAGGTACTGTCACCCGCAGGCTTCATGATGATGGCGATGATGCCGGTGGTCGGCTTCCTTTCAAGCAAGGTCGATCCGCGCAAGTTGATCGCCTTCGGCTTCACCTCACTGACGCTATCGCTGATCAACATGGCAAGGTTGAACCTCGATGTCAGTTATGGAACGCTGGTCATCATGCGTATGTTCCAGGCCTCGGGTCTTGCCTTCCTGTTCATTCCGATCAACACGATTGCGTATATCGGTGTGAAACAGAGCGAGAACAATGACGTCTCCGGCCTGACGAATCTTGCCCGTAATGTAGGCGGAAGCTGCGGTACCGCCTTTATGGCTACCATGCTCACGCGTCGCATTGCGGCCCACGAGAACTCAATGATCCGCAACCTGACACCCGGTGACAGAACCTTTATGGACCGCGTGCACTCCTTTGCCAATTCCTTCGCCGGTGGTAACGGTGGCTCAGACTCCCAGGGAGCACTGCATACGGCTCAGGCCTACATCTACAACCTGCTGCACCGTCAGGCATCGGCGTTGGCGTACATCGACGTTATCCGCTACCTCACGATCTTCTGCGCGCTCATGCTGCCGCTGCTGTTCCTGATTCCGCGGCCGCCGAAGGGCGCCAGTCCATCGGCAGGACACTAG
- a CDS encoding IS4 family transposase: MEIKAEAENLLKLFERVVPVISWGEFGGGGQIYTLPVVVEMMLLQRLSEHGTQQEAVHALLGGRLDRLLPNSKRVQGGRISANTGGYARACGRITPETVEQVCDQTLAALSGQIEAEAKWGRPVLLLDGSSVRLEHTADILKAFPAGRNQHGLGHWGIMKWVCLHDVRTGIAQRPAWGPMYGPEAVSEQNLAKKVLSRAPAGSVIIGDGGFGIFAFAQEVIGSGHQALFRLSKARALSLGGKSLPVQGEFLVCWKPSAQERKKYPELADAEIKGRLIVRSAKGFRDSLYLFTTLEQEADEIVALYGERWNLELDLRTLKGTLRLEHLHGKSQAAVEKELLIAVVAYGLVRAFMATAARRAGVDPRILSFTQAYGLINAMSPKLCSPDPVLRQQTYDRLLDYISKAKLPQRKKKRSYPREVWGRGKSFPSKHHFGPLPKTKSK; encoded by the coding sequence ATGGAGATCAAGGCGGAAGCAGAAAACCTACTGAAGTTGTTTGAACGGGTTGTTCCTGTTATCTCGTGGGGGGAATTTGGCGGTGGTGGCCAAATCTACACGTTGCCGGTAGTGGTGGAGATGATGTTGCTGCAGCGTCTGAGTGAACACGGGACGCAGCAGGAAGCAGTTCATGCGCTGTTGGGTGGTCGTCTGGATAGGCTGCTACCCAACAGCAAGCGCGTGCAAGGGGGACGTATTTCAGCCAACACTGGCGGCTACGCCCGGGCATGTGGGCGAATCACCCCAGAGACGGTGGAACAGGTCTGCGATCAGACGTTGGCCGCACTGAGCGGTCAGATCGAAGCGGAGGCGAAATGGGGTCGCCCGGTGCTGCTGCTGGATGGCAGCAGTGTGCGCCTGGAGCATACAGCCGATATCTTGAAGGCATTTCCAGCGGGCCGAAACCAGCACGGTCTCGGTCACTGGGGGATCATGAAGTGGGTCTGCCTGCATGATGTGCGGACAGGGATCGCACAGCGTCCAGCCTGGGGACCGATGTATGGACCGGAGGCGGTGAGCGAGCAAAACCTTGCGAAGAAGGTTCTGAGCCGGGCACCCGCAGGCAGTGTGATTATCGGGGATGGCGGCTTCGGGATCTTCGCTTTTGCGCAGGAAGTGATCGGCAGCGGGCATCAAGCTCTGTTCCGTCTGAGCAAGGCACGGGCCCTCTCCCTGGGAGGTAAATCTCTGCCGGTTCAGGGGGAGTTTTTGGTGTGCTGGAAACCCAGCGCTCAGGAACGCAAAAAATACCCAGAGCTGGCGGATGCTGAAATAAAAGGCCGCTTGATCGTGCGTTCGGCCAAGGGTTTTCGCGACAGCCTCTATCTGTTCACCACGCTGGAGCAGGAGGCCGACGAGATCGTCGCTCTGTACGGAGAACGCTGGAATCTGGAACTGGATCTCAGAACCCTGAAGGGAACTCTGCGGCTGGAGCACCTGCATGGCAAAAGCCAAGCCGCGGTAGAGAAAGAGTTGCTTATCGCCGTCGTAGCCTATGGGTTGGTCAGGGCTTTTATGGCCACCGCCGCCCGCAGGGCCGGCGTCGATCCACGAATCTTGAGCTTCACGCAGGCCTACGGCCTGATCAATGCCATGAGCCCGAAACTCTGCTCTCCAGACCCAGTCCTCAGACAACAAACCTACGACCGGCTACTCGATTACATCTCCAAAGCAAAGCTGCCTCAACGAAAGAAAAAACGTTCTTACCCCAGAGAAGTCTGGGGTAGAGGCAAATCCTTCCCCTCCAAACATCACTTCGGCCCTCTACCAAAAACAAAAAGTAAGTGA
- a CDS encoding outer membrane beta-barrel protein — protein MSNGRCSIGLARVLCAGFVLLAAASSQAQETQQQDTRTGNFFQRLGGYYKADWTGKLPGGPAPERRALDAPLNSPPFPNSDWGYGGSPAIGVPDGNAYPLMTALKKQNSRTKIYGWIAPSVNASTSSTNNFPVSYDIFPNRLELNQAVVYVERLPDTVQKKHFDFGYHFTAFYGIDYRFTTAKDYFSQQLLQRNKKYGFDPVLEYADLYFPVKEGLNIRIGRFLSVPGIEAQLAPNNYNMTHSLLYTIDPFTDTGIIGSLKLNKQWMVQLGVSAGHDVAPWSDDRKPSAIACLNYSTKSNHDNFYACANGINDGKYAYNNLQHYDATWYHRFNAKWHTATEAWYMYEREVPNVAGNVSNPVATETGANGAFCAAGQLRCTAPEYAVVNYVNRQMNPKLYLGFRSDLLNDKKGQRTGIPGKYTENTFYATQYIGSTILIRPEVRFDHSWDRRGYDGGAARNQFFFGVDLIYKF, from the coding sequence ATGAGTAACGGTAGATGCAGTATCGGTTTGGCCCGCGTTCTGTGCGCGGGCTTTGTTTTGCTCGCTGCTGCGAGCAGCCAGGCACAGGAGACGCAACAGCAGGACACACGAACGGGAAACTTCTTTCAGCGGCTTGGCGGTTATTACAAAGCCGACTGGACAGGGAAGCTGCCGGGAGGACCCGCGCCGGAGCGCAGAGCATTGGACGCCCCGTTGAACTCACCGCCGTTTCCAAACTCTGACTGGGGCTATGGCGGTTCCCCTGCGATCGGTGTACCCGATGGTAATGCCTATCCGTTGATGACGGCGCTGAAGAAACAGAACTCGCGCACCAAAATCTATGGCTGGATTGCGCCCAGTGTGAACGCAAGCACGTCCAGTACAAACAATTTTCCGGTCTCGTATGACATCTTTCCCAATCGTCTTGAGCTGAATCAGGCCGTCGTTTATGTGGAACGTCTTCCCGATACCGTGCAGAAGAAACACTTCGACTTCGGATATCACTTCACTGCGTTCTACGGCATTGACTATCGCTTCACTACGGCGAAGGACTACTTCAGCCAGCAATTGTTGCAGCGCAACAAGAAGTATGGCTTCGACCCGGTGCTTGAGTATGCCGATCTCTACTTCCCTGTGAAAGAGGGATTGAACATCCGTATCGGCCGCTTCCTCTCCGTGCCCGGTATTGAGGCACAGCTTGCACCCAATAACTACAACATGACGCACTCACTGCTCTACACCATCGATCCCTTTACCGATACGGGCATCATCGGTTCGTTGAAGCTGAATAAGCAGTGGATGGTGCAGTTGGGTGTATCAGCGGGACATGATGTTGCTCCGTGGTCTGACGATCGCAAGCCCTCGGCGATTGCCTGCTTGAATTATTCGACTAAAAGCAATCACGACAACTTCTATGCCTGCGCGAACGGCATCAACGACGGTAAGTACGCCTACAACAACCTGCAGCACTACGATGCGACCTGGTACCACCGCTTCAATGCGAAGTGGCACACGGCAACCGAAGCCTGGTACATGTACGAGCGCGAGGTGCCGAATGTCGCCGGTAATGTCAGCAATCCGGTTGCGACAGAAACAGGCGCTAACGGAGCGTTCTGCGCGGCAGGACAGTTGCGGTGCACGGCTCCGGAGTACGCGGTGGTGAATTACGTCAACCGCCAGATGAATCCGAAGCTCTATCTTGGCTTCCGTTCCGATCTGTTGAACGACAAGAAGGGACAGCGCACTGGAATCCCTGGCAAATATACGGAGAACACGTTTTACGCGACGCAGTATATCGGCAGCACGATTCTGATTCGGCCTGAGGTTCGTTTCGACCATTCGTGGGACCGGCGTGGATATGACGGAGGAGCTGCGCGAAACCAGTTCTTCTTTGGTGTAGATCTGATCTACAAGTTCTGA
- a CDS encoding aldo/keto reductase: MEYRLLGNSGLRVSELCFGAGTFGRNSEFFKEWGLMEGDAAKRIVDLCVDAGINFFDTADVYSDGESEKVLGESIRHLDRGQLVIGTKATFRLGKGINDAGQSRHHLIRSIEGSLKRLGTDYIDVYYMHEVDAMTPIEETLYTLNRAVEEGKIRYIGCSNFSGWQLMKSLSISERYGWAKYVVQQSYYSLIGRDFEWELMPLGQSEKVGTAVWSPLGWARLTGKYSRNKPKPTTSRLNDEKMIAAGPKVADEHLYNVVDAIEAIAQETGKSVPEVSLNWLLQRPTVSTIIIGGRSEEQLKQNFKAVGWKLTPEQMTKLDEASKVIAAYPYWHQRQFPERNHDLL; the protein is encoded by the coding sequence ATGGAATACAGACTGCTGGGCAACTCTGGTCTGCGTGTCTCCGAGCTCTGCTTTGGAGCGGGAACCTTCGGCCGTAACAGCGAGTTCTTCAAGGAATGGGGTCTGATGGAGGGCGACGCGGCGAAACGCATCGTCGACCTCTGCGTCGATGCCGGAATCAATTTCTTCGACACCGCGGATGTGTACTCCGACGGTGAGAGCGAAAAGGTACTGGGTGAGTCGATCCGCCACCTTGATCGTGGACAGCTCGTGATCGGTACCAAGGCGACCTTCCGCCTTGGCAAGGGCATTAATGATGCCGGTCAATCGCGGCATCATCTCATTCGCTCGATCGAGGGAAGTCTCAAACGCCTTGGGACGGATTACATCGATGTGTATTACATGCACGAGGTCGATGCCATGACGCCCATCGAGGAGACGCTGTACACGCTGAACAGAGCGGTTGAGGAAGGCAAGATCCGCTACATCGGTTGCTCAAACTTCTCGGGATGGCAGTTGATGAAGTCTCTTTCCATCAGTGAGCGTTACGGCTGGGCGAAGTATGTCGTGCAGCAGAGCTATTACTCATTGATCGGCCGTGACTTCGAGTGGGAGTTGATGCCGCTGGGCCAGAGCGAGAAGGTTGGCACGGCTGTGTGGTCTCCGCTTGGATGGGCGCGTCTGACCGGGAAGTACAGCCGCAACAAACCAAAGCCCACGACCAGCCGCCTGAACGACGAGAAGATGATCGCCGCAGGCCCGAAGGTCGCAGACGAACACCTGTACAACGTCGTCGATGCAATTGAAGCGATTGCACAGGAGACCGGAAAGTCTGTCCCTGAGGTCTCATTGAACTGGCTGTTACAACGGCCAACCGTATCGACCATCATCATCGGAGGACGCAGCGAAGAACAGTTGAAGCAGAACTTCAAAGCTGTCGGCTGGAAGCTTACGCCGGAGCAGATGACGAAGCTGGATGAAGCCAGTAAAGTAATTGCAGCGTATCCCTATTGGCATCAACGCCAGTTCCCGGAACGCAATCATGATCTGCTGTAG
- a CDS encoding YqaE/Pmp3 family membrane protein: protein MRLLIAFLFPWLTFFLIGRPFTGLLCLLLQITILGWIPATIWAVYALSQYKTDRKIARALAHRC, encoded by the coding sequence ATGCGCCTGTTGATTGCATTCCTGTTTCCGTGGCTCACGTTCTTCCTGATCGGACGGCCGTTTACCGGGTTGCTGTGCCTGCTGCTGCAGATCACTATCCTCGGTTGGATTCCGGCGACGATCTGGGCCGTGTACGCCTTGTCACAGTACAAAACCGACCGAAAGATCGCCCGCGCTTTGGCTCATCGCTGCTGA
- a CDS encoding Lrp/AsnC family transcriptional regulator, with protein MDHTDQELLRLLSIDARMSLKSLADEVGMSSPAIAERLQKLQENDVIRAFTLDLNAEAMGYPMVAIVRIRPLPGKLLVVERLLQEIPEVAECDRVTGDDCFVARVYLRSIQHLDEVLNRIIDKAQTSTSIVKSQVVKRRPAPFVTE; from the coding sequence ATGGATCACACTGACCAGGAACTGCTACGGCTGCTCTCTATCGATGCGCGAATGTCGCTGAAGAGTCTTGCTGACGAGGTGGGTATGTCTTCGCCCGCTATCGCGGAGCGTTTGCAGAAGCTGCAGGAGAACGACGTGATTCGGGCGTTTACTCTAGATCTGAATGCGGAGGCCATGGGGTATCCCATGGTGGCGATCGTTCGTATCCGTCCGCTGCCCGGAAAACTACTGGTAGTAGAGCGCCTGCTTCAGGAAATTCCAGAAGTTGCGGAGTGCGATCGTGTCACGGGTGATGACTGTTTTGTAGCGCGTGTCTATCTGCGGTCGATCCAGCACCTGGATGAGGTTCTTAATCGCATCATCGACAAAGCGCAGACGAGTACATCGATCGTGAAGTCACAGGTTGTTAAGCGGAGGCCGGCACCGTTCGTTACGGAGTAG
- a CDS encoding histidine kinase translates to MANIQQGKLKVCLGYAAGVGKTFQMLADAQAAVQRGADLVVAYLEPHARADTISQAQGLEVIPRREIEYRGQTFYDMDTDAVLKRRPGIALVDELAHTNVPGSDRAKRWEDIAVLQDAGIEVWTTMNLQHIESLNDQIWQITGIQVRETVPDGIIRQAAEIVTVDVTPEALLNRIKRGAIYKPEAVEKALVGFFKGSNLAALRELALRQAAHEVDQRQTAYDETSESVAIADQQAERILIHITANPSTAMLIRRGHRVADYLHAECVALFVHETPGFSDLPPEERQVVEKHLRFARSLQIETQVLGGKDVAETVVEYARRNRITQIFVAHSKSGFSERLLRKNHAENIVRLAQDLQVIVVADRNRNPSV, encoded by the coding sequence ATGGCTAACATTCAACAAGGGAAACTAAAGGTCTGTCTGGGATACGCCGCCGGCGTTGGAAAGACATTCCAAATGCTCGCGGATGCCCAGGCTGCCGTACAGCGAGGGGCGGATCTTGTCGTCGCGTACCTGGAACCTCACGCGCGCGCCGATACAATCTCGCAGGCCCAGGGACTTGAGGTTATCCCGCGCCGTGAGATCGAATATCGCGGTCAAACCTTCTACGACATGGATACGGACGCGGTACTGAAGCGCAGGCCAGGCATCGCGTTAGTCGATGAATTGGCGCATACCAATGTTCCCGGCTCGGATCGCGCAAAGCGTTGGGAAGATATTGCTGTCCTGCAAGATGCCGGCATTGAAGTATGGACAACGATGAATCTTCAGCATATCGAGAGTCTGAACGATCAGATATGGCAAATCACCGGCATCCAGGTTCGCGAGACTGTGCCGGATGGAATCATCCGGCAGGCCGCAGAAATAGTAACGGTTGATGTCACACCCGAAGCTCTACTCAATCGCATCAAGAGGGGCGCGATCTACAAGCCGGAAGCGGTGGAGAAGGCGCTTGTCGGATTTTTTAAAGGTTCGAACTTAGCGGCGCTACGTGAACTTGCTCTTCGTCAAGCCGCTCATGAAGTCGACCAAAGACAGACTGCATATGACGAGACCAGTGAATCTGTAGCAATAGCTGATCAGCAGGCGGAGCGGATACTTATCCATATCACAGCCAACCCTTCAACGGCGATGCTCATCCGTCGAGGGCATCGTGTCGCCGACTATCTTCATGCGGAGTGTGTCGCTCTTTTCGTACACGAAACTCCCGGATTTTCAGATTTGCCCCCAGAGGAGCGGCAAGTGGTCGAAAAACACCTTCGTTTTGCACGAAGTTTGCAGATCGAGACGCAGGTTCTGGGAGGGAAAGACGTTGCTGAGACAGTTGTGGAATATGCGCGCCGCAATCGCATTACGCAGATCTTCGTGGCTCATTCCAAATCTGGTTTTAGCGAACGACTTCTCCGCAAGAATCACGCGGAAAATATTGTTCGACTAGCTCAGGACCTGCAAGTCATAGTCGTCGCCGACCGCAATCGTAATCCAAGCGTATAA
- a CDS encoding DMT family transporter codes for MDTQRLGTLEMSVAMTVSGTIGWFVLSSGESVLRVVLWRCIFGALTLFLACAAMGLLHHLRNKRVLLLGSLGGVAIVINWLLLFSAYSRSSISIATAIYNTYPFMLFVLGAIFFAEKMTAGKLLWLITAFAGVLLIVMADTKVGGFGSQYLSGVAMALGAALCYAICTILIKKLSGTPPHVIALVQVVVGIILMGAIAHSAPATSKGWGMVAIIGIVHTGLVYILLYGAIQKLPTHLTAALSFIYPAVAILVDIIALGRRLYPMQIAGAGIIFLAVAGMTFGWSLKRREPQPALSVD; via the coding sequence ATGGATACACAGCGGCTTGGAACTCTGGAGATGTCCGTCGCCATGACGGTCTCCGGCACCATCGGATGGTTTGTCCTGAGCTCGGGAGAGAGCGTTCTCCGTGTGGTGCTATGGCGCTGCATCTTCGGCGCCCTGACACTCTTTCTCGCCTGCGCCGCCATGGGGCTGCTGCATCACCTGCGAAATAAGCGCGTCCTGCTGCTGGGATCGCTCGGCGGCGTGGCGATTGTCATCAACTGGCTGCTGCTCTTCAGCGCGTACTCCCGCAGTTCCATCTCCATTGCGACTGCGATCTACAACACCTATCCCTTCATGCTGTTTGTGCTGGGCGCTATCTTCTTTGCGGAGAAGATGACGGCAGGCAAACTTCTGTGGCTGATTACCGCATTCGCGGGCGTACTGCTTATCGTGATGGCGGACACGAAGGTTGGCGGTTTTGGATCGCAGTATCTCTCCGGCGTCGCCATGGCTCTGGGCGCTGCGCTTTGTTATGCCATCTGCACCATTCTGATCAAAAAGCTAAGCGGAACTCCGCCTCACGTCATCGCGCTGGTCCAGGTCGTCGTTGGCATCATCCTGATGGGGGCTATCGCGCACTCCGCACCAGCAACCTCCAAAGGGTGGGGAATGGTCGCAATCATCGGCATCGTGCATACCGGGCTGGTCTACATCCTGCTGTACGGCGCAATTCAGAAGCTGCCGACGCACCTGACAGCCGCTCTGTCGTTCATCTATCCGGCAGTCGCCATTCTGGTCGACATCATCGCGCTCGGACGGCGGCTGTATCCCATGCAAATCGCCGGAGCCGGCATCATCTTTCTGGCGGTTGCTGGCATGACCTTTGGATGGAGCCTGAAGCGGCGTGAACCTCAGCCGGCTTTGTCTGTCGACTGA
- a CDS encoding ankyrin repeat domain-containing protein, producing the protein MFDELKVRPSERHLPIAVTVAGWLLIVATVCLAVRIIWEMTFLTWKSGPQMVGFSLAHGYAAPLILSPFLLSIWLLLSLIILCIWKIKRYSIARSAFVVVLASVGALGVLSIPQSFFDWIFVGRLAHSPRASELFVHAAEEGEKGVVRGMLQQGVPVDARDARDNTALHTAAASGETAIAELLIEHHAPINALNLYGDSPLVIANRAHQSAIQRLLVQHGGQVIEGDEEQRDRATAEFVRRISER; encoded by the coding sequence ATGTTTGACGAGTTGAAGGTACGACCCTCCGAACGCCACCTCCCGATAGCCGTAACCGTTGCGGGATGGCTGCTGATAGTGGCCACAGTTTGTCTGGCGGTAAGGATTATCTGGGAGATGACCTTCCTGACGTGGAAGAGCGGTCCACAGATGGTTGGTTTCTCACTCGCACACGGTTACGCTGCGCCTTTGATTTTAAGTCCATTCCTGCTTTCCATTTGGTTGCTGCTATCGCTCATTATCCTTTGCATCTGGAAGATCAAACGGTACTCGATTGCCCGTTCCGCCTTTGTTGTTGTGCTGGCTTCAGTGGGAGCACTGGGTGTCCTCTCTATTCCGCAGTCATTCTTTGATTGGATCTTTGTGGGGCGACTTGCACACAGCCCGCGCGCATCGGAGCTGTTCGTCCACGCTGCGGAAGAGGGAGAAAAGGGTGTCGTTCGCGGAATGCTGCAACAGGGGGTTCCGGTTGATGCCAGGGACGCCAGAGACAATACGGCGCTCCACACGGCGGCGGCCTCTGGAGAGACCGCGATCGCGGAACTTCTTATCGAACACCATGCACCGATAAATGCCCTCAATCTTTATGGAGACAGCCCGCTCGTCATTGCAAACCGTGCGCATCAGTCTGCGATACAGAGGCTCCTGGTACAGCATGGAGGTCAGGTGATTGAAGGAGACGAAGAGCAGCGCGATCGTGCAACGGCTGAGTTTGTTCGTCGAATCTCCGAACGATAA
- a CDS encoding ATP-dependent DNA ligase, translating to MSRFAELASLAEELAGTSSRLKKRAAIAAAIAKVQAESSQQAGLFAQYLAGLPFAEADNRKLNAGGAMLSGIVKEISGAADVTMSAAYRKHGDLGAAAAELWPRLAESEIVLDELEAAFAASSSARSTAARKHVLTELLRRATPLEAKYLLKLMLGDMRIGVKQSLVEEAIAEASGTEVRAVRNAVMLEADLAGAVERAFTGTLAEARMRLFHPLGFMLASPVETPEEAVERFASTKESAEAADVELKAEEPDPDIPMAEHLPVEALRIEALVEDKYDGMRAQVHCGVDGRVAIYSRNRDDITESYPELVEAFEKVSEPLILDGEILGWDIAGRRALPFAVLGTRIGRKKVNDAMRAQVPVVFMVFDLMYAGGELKLDLPLRARRNELEAVVERISAVTRSPVEKAAGGLFASEEPDVERLILSPSFVVESADDIDRTYRKARERGNEGVMLKAMDSTYQPGRRGLMWMKLKRELATLDVVVTGCEFGHGKRAGLLSDYTFAVRGEGGELLNVGKAYSGLTDAEILELTEWMKEHTLEDFGHFRTVEPKKILEVAFNNVMRSDRHNSGFALRFPRILRIRGDKPVEEIDTVARVEEIYQSQPDKAGS from the coding sequence ATGTCCCGGTTTGCCGAACTCGCATCGCTCGCGGAGGAGCTGGCCGGAACCTCCAGCCGCCTGAAAAAGCGGGCCGCGATTGCCGCCGCCATCGCCAAAGTACAGGCCGAAAGCTCCCAGCAGGCCGGTCTGTTTGCGCAGTACCTGGCCGGGCTCCCATTTGCAGAAGCCGATAACCGCAAGCTGAACGCCGGCGGAGCCATGCTGAGCGGCATTGTGAAGGAGATCTCCGGGGCGGCCGACGTCACCATGTCGGCTGCCTACCGCAAGCATGGCGACCTGGGCGCCGCAGCCGCCGAGCTGTGGCCCCGGCTGGCGGAGTCGGAGATCGTGCTGGACGAGCTGGAAGCAGCCTTTGCGGCCTCCTCCTCGGCGAGGTCGACGGCCGCGCGGAAGCACGTCCTGACGGAGCTGCTGCGCCGGGCCACGCCATTGGAGGCGAAGTATCTGTTGAAGCTGATGCTCGGCGATATGCGTATCGGCGTGAAACAGAGCCTGGTGGAGGAGGCGATCGCCGAGGCCTCAGGCACGGAGGTGCGGGCGGTACGGAACGCCGTCATGTTGGAGGCTGACCTGGCCGGAGCAGTCGAGCGGGCGTTTACCGGAACTCTGGCTGAGGCGCGGATGCGATTGTTCCATCCCCTCGGCTTCATGCTGGCCTCACCGGTGGAGACACCGGAGGAGGCGGTGGAGCGTTTTGCTTCGACGAAGGAATCAGCGGAGGCAGCGGATGTCGAGCTGAAGGCAGAGGAGCCCGATCCGGATATCCCGATGGCCGAGCACCTGCCCGTGGAGGCCTTGAGGATCGAGGCTTTGGTTGAGGACAAGTACGATGGCATGCGGGCGCAGGTGCACTGCGGTGTAGACGGGCGGGTGGCGATCTACTCCCGCAACCGCGACGACATCACCGAGAGCTATCCCGAACTGGTCGAGGCCTTTGAGAAGGTGAGTGAACCCCTCATTCTGGACGGCGAGATCCTGGGATGGGACATCGCCGGGCGGAGAGCGTTGCCGTTCGCCGTACTGGGTACTCGCATCGGACGCAAGAAGGTGAACGATGCCATGCGCGCCCAGGTACCGGTTGTCTTTATGGTCTTTGACCTGATGTATGCCGGCGGCGAGCTCAAACTCGACCTTCCGCTGCGCGCCCGCCGCAATGAGCTGGAGGCGGTAGTGGAGCGCATCTCGGCGGTTACCCGGTCTCCGGTAGAGAAGGCCGCCGGAGGCCTGTTCGCCAGCGAGGAGCCCGACGTAGAGCGGTTGATTCTGTCGCCGTCGTTTGTGGTGGAGAGCGCCGATGATATCGACCGCACCTACCGCAAAGCCCGCGAGCGCGGCAATGAGGGCGTGATGTTGAAGGCGATGGACTCGACCTATCAGCCTGGACGCCGAGGCTTGATGTGGATGAAGCTGAAGCGTGAGTTAGCAACGCTGGATGTGGTCGTGACCGGCTGCGAGTTCGGCCACGGCAAACGAGCTGGCCTGTTGAGCGACTACACCTTTGCCGTACGCGGTGAAGGCGGAGAGTTGCTGAATGTAGGCAAAGCCTACTCCGGTTTGACCGATGCCGAGATTCTGGAGCTTACCGAGTGGATGAAGGAGCACACGCTCGAAGACTTCGGCCACTTCCGTACGGTGGAGCCGAAGAAGATCCTGGAAGTAGCCTTCAACAACGTCATGCGCAGTGACCGCCACAACAGCGGATTTGCGCTGCGCTTCCCGCGCATTCTGCGAATCCGCGGTGACAAGCCGGTCGAGGAGATCGATACGGTGGCGCGAGTGGAAGAGATCTATCAGTCACAGCCGGATAAAGCCGGAAGTTGA